One window of the Cloacibacillus sp. genome contains the following:
- a CDS encoding methyltransferase domain-containing protein — MPDIRESVKQAYTEAVESAPRGVELSDMSAGNYDEELLRELPVQSFGCGNPIEAALLKPGERVLDLGSGAGLDLLLAGRRVGAAGHVYGLDMTQAMLDKARKNIDRLGLKNITLLRGYIEDIPLHDGGVDVLLSNCVINLSPDKDRVFREAFRVLTRGGRFCVSDVVLLKRVPEKLKESPAAWSG; from the coding sequence ATGCCGGATATAAGGGAATCGGTAAAACAGGCCTACACGGAGGCGGTGGAATCAGCTCCGCGCGGCGTGGAACTGAGCGATATGAGCGCGGGCAACTACGATGAAGAGCTGCTGCGGGAGCTGCCGGTGCAGAGTTTCGGCTGCGGCAATCCCATCGAGGCGGCGCTGCTCAAGCCGGGCGAGCGGGTGCTTGATCTCGGCAGCGGCGCGGGGCTGGACCTTCTTCTGGCGGGAAGGCGCGTAGGCGCGGCGGGGCATGTCTACGGCCTCGACATGACGCAGGCGATGCTCGATAAAGCGAGAAAGAACATCGACCGGCTCGGCCTGAAAAATATAACGCTGCTGCGCGGCTACATCGAAGATATCCCCCTTCACGACGGCGGCGTCGACGTGCTGCTCTCAAACTGCGTGATAAACCTCTCACCCGACAAAGACAGGGTCTTCCGCGAAGCCTTCCGCGTCCTCACGCGCGGCGGCCGTTTCTGCGTCTCGGACGTCGTGCTGCTGAAAAGGGTGCCGGAGAAGCTCAAAGAGAGCCCCGCCGCCTGGTCCGGATGA
- a CDS encoding threonine/serine dehydratase, whose product MSTLPINPGITDVVKAYKFLRGRVRHTPTEYSHALSVKAGAPVYLKLENQQLCGSFKLRGALYKMNSLTPEERALGVVTCSSGNHGQGVAMAARELRIKTKIFVPNACPETKKEAIRWRGGDFVELVVADGDYDFTEKTAHEYAAAHGVTYVSSFEDAAVVAGQGTAGFEMFTDEPDIELLLVPAGGGGLMNGVAIAAKALNPDVEIWGVQTDTSNPWVVSWEEGRVKEVEYGETLADGLAGGIPQSLLSLAKLRVKGILEVTEAELASAIAFMHREQHMVIEGAGAVGIAALLAGKAPVRGRKTGIVISGGNIDETKLLKVLAENN is encoded by the coding sequence ATGAGCACTCTTCCGATAAACCCCGGCATCACAGACGTGGTAAAGGCATACAAATTCCTCCGGGGGCGCGTGCGCCACACCCCCACCGAATACTCGCACGCTCTGAGCGTGAAGGCCGGAGCCCCCGTCTATCTCAAACTTGAAAACCAGCAGCTCTGCGGCTCCTTCAAGCTGCGCGGCGCGCTCTACAAGATGAACTCCCTCACCCCGGAAGAGCGGGCGCTCGGCGTGGTGACCTGCTCGAGCGGCAACCACGGACAGGGGGTGGCGATGGCCGCGCGGGAGCTACGGATAAAGACAAAAATATTCGTCCCCAACGCCTGCCCGGAGACGAAAAAAGAGGCGATCCGCTGGCGCGGCGGAGACTTCGTGGAACTTGTCGTCGCCGACGGCGATTATGATTTCACCGAGAAGACGGCGCACGAATACGCGGCGGCGCACGGCGTCACCTACGTCTCCTCTTTCGAGGACGCGGCGGTCGTCGCGGGACAGGGGACGGCGGGCTTTGAAATGTTCACCGACGAACCGGATATCGAACTGCTGTTGGTGCCCGCGGGCGGCGGCGGGCTGATGAACGGCGTCGCCATCGCCGCGAAGGCGCTGAATCCCGACGTCGAGATCTGGGGCGTCCAGACCGACACCTCAAATCCCTGGGTGGTCTCCTGGGAAGAGGGGCGCGTGAAAGAGGTCGAATATGGCGAGACCCTCGCAGACGGCCTCGCCGGCGGCATCCCCCAGAGCCTCCTCTCGCTCGCCAAGCTCCGCGTCAAGGGGATACTGGAGGTCACCGAGGCGGAGCTCGCCTCCGCGATCGCCTTTATGCACCGCGAACAGCATATGGTCATAGAGGGAGCGGGGGCCGTGGGGATCGCGGCGCTGCTTGCCGGAAAGGCCCCCGTCAGGGGACGTAAGACCGGCATCGTCATCTCGGGCGGAAACATCGACGAAACCAAGCTGCTCAAGGTGCTCGCGGAAAATAACTGA